One Scleropages formosus chromosome 8, fSclFor1.1, whole genome shotgun sequence DNA window includes the following coding sequences:
- the LOC108937327 gene encoding E3 ubiquitin-protein ligase rnf146-like yields MMAGCSEVDHSVNSLASGRKGGGDVRLSPSGPTPVVPECAICLQTCVHAVQLPCTHVFCFLCVKGASWQSKRCALCRREVPDDFLERPTLLSPEELKMAGRDQGEYAWYYEGRNGWWQYDERTSRELEDAFSKGKKSTEMLIAGFLYVADLENMVQYRRNEHGRRRKMKRDVVGIPKKGVAGLRLDTETASQVRESSADGADTPGLQGSGVGPRPAQVRPPTSLGAQSINPSASRADASTSLESSFSQLHIGHSEARDQVRYGEGEEEAGEGLNSPSRLSSTPNTSVNESASESDSEEEEERENEEGQQEGAWSSRQRLRFMVNLDHMHLRENQTERSPPGGAPTTSSSSASSRRPDGQCSVTEV; encoded by the exons AT GATGGCTGGCTGCAGCGAAGTAGACCACTCCGTGAACTCCCTCGCGTCAGGCCGAAAGGGAGGCGGCGACGTGCGCTTGAGCCCAAGCGGTCCCACCCCTGTCGTACCTGAGTGCGCCATCTGTCTGCAGACGTGTGTGCATGCCGTGCAACTACCCTGCACACATGTCTTTTGCTTCTTGTGCGTGAAGGGTGCTTCCTGGCAGAGTAAGCGTTGTGCACTCTGCAGGCGTGAGGTGCCAGATGATTTCCTGGAGCGGCCCACGCTACTGTCTCCAGAGGAGCTAAAGATGGCAGGGCGAGACCAAGGAGAGTACGCGTGGTACTACGAGGGCCGCAATGGCTGGTGGCAGTATGATGAGCGCACTAGCCGTGAGCTTGAGGACGCCTTCTCCAAGGGCAAGAAGAGTACAGAGATGCTGATCGCGGGCTTCCTCTATGTAGCTGACCTGGAGAACATGGTGCAGTACAGGCGCAACGAACACGGGCGGAGGCGCAAAATGAAACGGGATGTGGTGGGTATCCCCAAGAAGGGTGTGGCTGGGCTGCGGCTAGACACTGAGACAGCATCGCAGGTGCGTGAAAGCTCCGCTGATGGGGCGGATACCCCAGGCCTTCAGGGGTCAGGCGTGGGCCCAAGGCCCGCTCAAGTAAGACCTCCTACCTCGCTCGGAGCTCAGTCCATCAATCCCTCTGCTTCCCGGGCTGATGCGAGCACCTCCTTGGAAAGCTCTTTCTCCCAGCTACATATTGGTCACTCTGAGGCCCGTGACCAGGTCAGATATGGAGAGGGTGAGGAAGAGGCAGGTGAAGGCCTGAACTCTCCATCGAGACTCTCTTCAACGCCAAACACCTCTGTGAATGAATCTGCATCAGAAAGCGATagcgaagaggaggaggagcgagaGAACGAAGAAGGTCAGCAGGAAGGAGCTTGGAGCAGCAGGCAGAGACTGAGGTTTATGGTTAATCTTGACCACATGCACTTGAGGGAAAACCAGACAGAGAGGTCACCTCCAGGTGGCGctcccaccaccagcagcagcagtgcaagCTCCAGAAGACCAGATGGCCAGTGCTCAGTGACAGAAGTGTGA
- the echdc1 gene encoding ethylmalonyl-CoA decarboxylase, whose amino-acid sequence MALRCVGPRRSLLSHNALGGLWPRAKAVCSGAAGSEEIEKKLLAFPGGSVDLVKKECGIAVLTISNPERMNAFSGTMMLQLQEQVTQLEGWREGKGLVVRGAAGTFCSGSDLNAVRAISNPEDGVKMCKFMQDTLTRLLRLPLISVALVEGRALGGGAELTTACDFRLMTPGSEIQFVHKHMGLVPGWGGAARLVRIVGSQNALKLLSAAQKVNSSYAEQIGLSDGVVSPEGGTLVQTERWLSSFAGGPAPVVRAVKKVVLSGRELPLSDALVAERDIFGTVWGAPTNLEALARKSKHK is encoded by the exons ATGGCTTTGCGCTGTGTGGGTCCTCGCCGTTCCCtgctctcccacaatgcactgggaGGGCTCTGGCCGCGCGCCAAGGCTGTCTGTAGCGGTGCCGCCGGATCTGAAGAAATCGAGAAGAAACTGCTGGCCTTTCCGGGTGGTTCCGTCGACCTGGTCAAGAAGGAGTGCGGAATTGCGGTTCTGACCATCAGTAACCCGGAGCGCATGAATGCTTTCTCAG GTACCATgatgctgcagctgcaggagcaggtgACCCAGCTAGAAGGGTGGAGGGAGGGCAAAGGCCTCGTTGTCAGAGGCGCTGCCGGGACCTTCTGCTCCGGATCGGACCTCAATGCAGTCAGAGCCATCTCGAACCCCGAG GATGGAGTAAAGATGTGCAAGTTCATGCAGGACACGCTGACCAGGCTGCTCAG GTTGCCCCTCATCTCTGTTGCTCTTGTGGAGGGAAGGGCTTTAGGGGGCGGGGCAGAGCTCACCACTGCCTGTGATTTCAG GCTGATGACCCCGGGCAGCGAAATCCAGTTTGTGCACAAGCACATGGGTCTTGTTCCCGGCTGGGGAGGTGCGGCAAGACTTGTGCGCATCGTGGGCAGCCAGAATGCCCTGAAGTTGCTGAGCGCTGCACAGAAAGTGAATTCCAGCTATGCAGAGCAGATCGGACTATCAGATGGGGTTGTGTCCCCCGAGGGGGGGACACTGGTCCAGACTGAACGGTGGCTCAGCAGCTTCGCCGGAGGTCCTGCCCCTGTGGTCCGTGCTGTGAAGAAAGTGGTGCTGTCTGGAAGAGAACTTCCACTTAGTGATGCGCTTGTGGCAGAGAGAGACATTTTTGGAACTGTGTGGGGTGCGCCCACTAACCTCGAAGCCCTTGCCCGCAAGTCCaagcataaataa